The Pseudodesulfovibrio sp. JC047 genome contains the following window.
CTTCATTCCCCAGCCGATACAAAATGATCGGCTTCCACTTTCCCCCAATCACCTGCAACGTCAACTCGACGGAACAAAAATATTTTTTGTCACCGCACCGCTTCATCGAACACGATGTTCCCATGATTCACCTTTTATACTTCTCCAAATTTACCCACGCATATATCATCAGAAGAATCAGGCTATAGTATCTTTTTGGTAACTATACTACTTTAAAGTGCGTACTTGCCATTTTTTCACCATTAGCCGAAAAAAGAATGGCACACGAACGAGACACCCTACCCACAGGAGAAAACAATCATGGATATCATGGATGCCCTGCTCACACGAAGAAGTGTCCGACAATTCACGGACCAGGCCATACCGGAATCAACTATCACACAGATTTTGGGCGCGGCCATGATGGCCCCCAGTGCGGGCAACGCCCAACCGTGGCAATTTATCGTTATCACTGACCGGGAAAAACTGGATGCCGTGGCAGCCTTTCATCCCCATGTCTCAATGACAAAACACGCCCCACTGGGCATCCTTGTCTGCGCCGACCTGAGCAAGGAAAAATATCCCGGGTTCTGGGAACAGGACTGCTCGGCAGCCATGCAAAATCTGCTTTTGGCCGCCCATGGACTTGGACTTGGAGCGGTTTGGACCGGAGTTCACCCACTGGAAGACCGCGTGGCAGCCTTCACCCACCTTTGCGACCTGCCCGATCACGTCATTCCTCTGGGATTTGTCCCCATGGGCTGGCCGGCACAGACCCCCACATCACAAACGCGTTTCAAGAAAGAACGGATTCATTACAACAGCTATTAGGAGACACGCATGAAAGTCGTTGCTTTTAACGGATCGGCGCGCAAGGGCGGCAACACTGCCGAAATGATTCGCCGAGTCTTTACGGAACTCGAGGCCGAGGGCATTGAAACGGAACTCATCGAACTTGCCGGTAAAAAGATGCATGGCTGCATCGCCTGCATGAAATGTTTCAAGAACAAGGACCGTCGATGTGTGGTG
Protein-coding sequences here:
- a CDS encoding nitroreductase family protein, producing the protein MDIMDALLTRRSVRQFTDQAIPESTITQILGAAMMAPSAGNAQPWQFIVITDREKLDAVAAFHPHVSMTKHAPLGILVCADLSKEKYPGFWEQDCSAAMQNLLLAAHGLGLGAVWTGVHPLEDRVAAFTHLCDLPDHVIPLGFVPMGWPAQTPTSQTRFKKERIHYNSY